The following proteins come from a genomic window of Candidatus Krumholzibacteriia bacterium:
- a CDS encoding polysaccharide deacetylase family protein — translation MKKAALFLVLLSLFSCVERPLPEVPLLLDYYPSSALDRIPVNIKPWLLFSEPMDSSSVCSSITLSGSWQLDFEWEDTRLRILPQNPLSWNLDYELSLSGGRSREGVSLEEEWSLDFHTSRDSVYYVLLGEWYLTKRDHLSPRIETLAELRDTLIAYGVAMDTLSGHAFRLGFNGDDYEDWIAEKSVNSAGCLREDSVVLGLEADTLFTHGGLSQDSLGVEILENADLIESITGEEVQVLAFPNHHHTRNTLHYLRDQGYLAARNGTPGYEPWASFLLWDEEDRDDPWIRSWERVSLFEMPLTFFCSTIQAMDPSEIADWLQEEEQLPRWKENRTWIQFYTHTDDPEQTGTPILDAEHLEALMDALIADGDVWIAPLGEVAEFVRSTHIPEDAEELIWVSDDPSPQPWDGHSCAFTFSTDDGFRANIEPYALIFSERGIAYTSFLNGSKILDGDAGSEKYMGSVEVQAMVDLGMELGSHSLNHRSLIPNLASSIRDLNGDTGKSVYIYIEPYRYRYRRVLQLWQEKPTSVP, via the coding sequence ATGAAGAAAGCCGCGCTGTTTCTTGTCCTCCTGTCTCTCTTTTCCTGTGTGGAGAGACCCCTTCCGGAAGTTCCCCTTCTTCTCGACTACTACCCCTCCAGTGCCCTCGACCGGATTCCCGTGAACATCAAGCCCTGGCTGCTCTTCAGCGAGCCTATGGATTCGTCCAGCGTCTGCTCCTCGATCACTCTGTCAGGGAGCTGGCAACTGGATTTCGAATGGGAGGATACGCGCCTTCGCATTCTTCCGCAGAATCCCCTGTCCTGGAATCTGGACTATGAGTTGAGCCTGTCAGGCGGGAGAAGCCGCGAAGGAGTTTCCCTGGAAGAAGAGTGGAGCCTCGATTTTCACACCAGTCGGGACTCGGTGTACTATGTCCTGCTTGGTGAGTGGTATCTCACAAAGCGTGACCACCTGAGTCCACGAATCGAGACACTCGCGGAGTTGCGCGACACTCTCATCGCCTATGGAGTGGCGATGGACACCCTGAGCGGCCACGCTTTTCGGCTGGGCTTCAATGGCGACGACTACGAGGACTGGATCGCCGAGAAGAGCGTGAACAGCGCCGGGTGTCTCCGCGAGGACAGCGTGGTTCTGGGCCTCGAGGCCGACACGCTCTTTACCCATGGAGGGCTGTCCCAGGATTCACTGGGTGTGGAGATTCTGGAAAACGCAGATCTCATTGAAAGCATCACCGGAGAGGAAGTCCAGGTGCTGGCCTTTCCCAACCATCATCACACACGGAACACCCTGCACTATCTGCGGGACCAGGGCTATCTGGCTGCGCGCAATGGCACGCCCGGTTATGAGCCATGGGCCTCTTTCCTGCTTTGGGACGAAGAGGATCGGGATGATCCCTGGATTCGGAGTTGGGAGAGGGTCTCGCTTTTCGAGATGCCCCTGACCTTCTTCTGCTCGACCATCCAGGCCATGGATCCTTCGGAAATCGCTGACTGGCTCCAGGAGGAAGAGCAACTTCCGCGCTGGAAAGAAAACCGAACATGGATCCAGTTCTACACTCACACGGACGACCCCGAGCAAACCGGAACCCCGATTCTGGACGCGGAGCATCTGGAGGCACTCATGGATGCCCTGATCGCTGACGGGGATGTCTGGATCGCCCCCCTGGGAGAGGTGGCCGAGTTTGTGCGCAGCACCCACATCCCGGAGGACGCAGAAGAGTTGATCTGGGTCTCCGATGACCCTTCGCCCCAGCCATGGGATGGCCACTCCTGCGCCTTTACTTTTTCAACCGACGACGGGTTTCGAGCGAACATCGAGCCCTATGCCCTGATCTTTTCCGAGCGGGGAATTGCCTATACCAGCTTCCTCAATGGCTCCAAGATTCTCGACGGGGACGCAGGCAGTGAAAAATACATGGGATCTGTCGAGGTTCAGGCTATGGTGGATCTGGGAATGGAACTGGGAAGCCACAGCCTGAACCACCGCTCCCTGATTCCCAATCTGGCTTCCAGTATTCGCGACCTGAACGGAGACACGGGGAAGAGCGTGTACATCTACATTGAGCCCTACCGCTATCGATACCGTCGGGTTCTTCAACTCTGGCAGGAAAAACCAACGAGCGTTCCATGA
- a CDS encoding HD domain-containing protein produces MHERIAESIAELGGRAWFAGGCVRDLLLGRDPLDFDIEVYGLSLDELETCLEKFGKVHAVGRSFGVLKFRSAEGVEVDFSLPRRENREGRGHRGFVVDLDPGISQEEACSRRDFTINAMLRDVLSGEIRDYFGGQDDLKAGILRHVGPAFEEDPLRVYRLMQFAARFDMEAVPETLELCRRMDLSELAPERVFEEFAKLMLLSKRPSRGWRVAEEAGILDYHPELLALVGCPQDPHWHPEGDVWVHTLMTVDAAVESRNGERFHDLALMFGALCHDLGKPSTTFPREDGRIVSPGHCESGAPLARQFMERICNSKELIESVERFTLLHLRPMQLYQARKKVGPGAIRRLALLVNIKELLEIARADHYGRSTEDALELDFPAGKWLLDIAEDLKVQEQAAEPLLLGRHLLEQGFTPGLEMGKVLKEAYEAQIEGDFEDLEGALQWLKERKPDE; encoded by the coding sequence ATGCACGAGCGAATCGCAGAGTCCATTGCCGAACTGGGCGGGAGAGCCTGGTTTGCGGGCGGCTGTGTTCGAGACCTGCTTCTGGGTCGCGATCCTCTGGATTTTGACATCGAGGTTTACGGTCTCTCTCTGGATGAACTGGAAACCTGCCTGGAAAAGTTCGGGAAGGTTCATGCTGTAGGACGGAGTTTTGGTGTCCTGAAGTTCCGTTCAGCGGAGGGCGTGGAAGTGGACTTCTCCCTTCCCCGACGGGAAAACCGGGAAGGTCGCGGGCATCGGGGATTTGTCGTGGATCTGGATCCCGGAATCAGCCAGGAGGAAGCCTGCTCGCGCCGGGACTTCACGATCAATGCCATGCTCCGCGATGTTCTCAGCGGAGAAATCCGGGACTACTTCGGCGGGCAGGATGACCTGAAGGCCGGAATCCTTCGCCATGTGGGGCCCGCTTTTGAGGAAGACCCCCTTCGCGTCTACCGGCTCATGCAGTTTGCCGCTCGCTTCGACATGGAGGCTGTCCCGGAAACTCTGGAGCTTTGCCGCAGGATGGATCTCTCGGAACTCGCGCCCGAGCGCGTTTTTGAAGAGTTCGCAAAACTGATGCTTTTGTCCAAGCGGCCCAGTCGTGGATGGAGGGTCGCAGAAGAGGCCGGCATCCTCGACTACCACCCGGAGCTTCTCGCTCTGGTCGGATGCCCCCAGGACCCACACTGGCACCCGGAAGGTGATGTCTGGGTTCACACGCTCATGACAGTGGACGCGGCCGTGGAGTCCCGAAATGGTGAGCGTTTCCATGATCTCGCCCTGATGTTCGGGGCGCTCTGCCATGACCTGGGCAAGCCATCCACCACCTTTCCCCGCGAAGACGGAAGGATCGTCAGCCCCGGGCACTGCGAGAGCGGAGCCCCGCTGGCCCGGCAATTCATGGAGAGGATCTGCAATTCGAAGGAGCTGATTGAAAGCGTGGAACGCTTCACCCTGCTTCACCTTCGTCCCATGCAACTCTATCAGGCTCGCAAGAAAGTCGGGCCGGGGGCGATCCGCCGACTGGCCCTTCTGGTCAATATCAAGGAGCTTCTGGAGATTGCACGGGCGGATCACTACGGACGAAGTACAGAGGACGCTCTGGAGCTGGATTTTCCCGCAGGAAAATGGTTGCTGGATATTGCAGAAGACCTGAAGGTGCAGGAACAGGCTGCGGAACCTCTCCTTCTGGGACGCCATCTTCTGGAACAGGGATTCACTCCGGGACTGGAAATGGGAAAAGTGCTCAAGGAAGCCTATGAGGCGCAGATTGAGGGAGACTTTGAGGATCTTGAGGGAGCCCTCCAATGGCTGAAAGAAAGGAAGCCGGATGAGTAA
- the ftcD gene encoding glutamate formimidoyltransferase — MSRKIIECVPNFSEGRSRSIIQGIAQSIRDCEGATLLDVDAGPDFNRTVYTLVGEPDAVLEAAFQCVKKGVELIDMSRQTGEHPRQGAADVVPFIPVENASFEDCVELSHRLGKRLGEELGLPIYLYAKSAQRPDRVRMPDIRKGQYEALEEKMKDPDFAPDYGPQVFLPKSGVTVTGARQFLVAYNINLNTKVKRKAHTIALDIRESGRAKRDENREIVRDEQGIAIKVPGTLPTTQAAGMMYDANTAQVSMNLLDFTKVSLHTAFEEVKRQAAKQEGLEVTGSEIVGVVPKRALLEAAHFHCEDTGKPLPEGEWKQMELAVDYLGLGQLYPFRLEENVIEVMLEKGTVSPKALPPAPPGPLMGLGANEFNEVLASSSPAPGGGSVAALAGSLAAGLTAMVSRLTRGKKYAAVEGTMADRCKEADLLRETLEKKVDEDTDAFHQVMAAFKLPRKSEEEIAAREEAIQEATKGATQVPLSVMELCLEALRFCEYTAEHGNVNSASDSGVGALMAYAGLRGAHLNVKINLADISDRDFCSEIAGKAEVLEIEAAAVHARALAAAEKHIGA, encoded by the coding sequence ATGAGCCGAAAGATCATCGAGTGCGTTCCCAACTTCAGTGAGGGAAGAAGTCGCAGTATCATCCAGGGAATCGCCCAGTCCATTCGCGATTGCGAGGGAGCGACCTTGCTGGATGTTGATGCCGGGCCCGATTTCAACCGAACGGTTTACACCTTGGTCGGAGAACCGGATGCGGTGCTGGAAGCAGCCTTCCAGTGTGTGAAGAAGGGCGTGGAGTTGATCGACATGAGTCGGCAGACGGGGGAACATCCCCGACAGGGAGCGGCCGATGTGGTCCCCTTTATTCCCGTGGAAAACGCCAGCTTTGAAGACTGCGTGGAACTGAGCCACCGCCTGGGCAAGCGTCTCGGCGAGGAACTCGGCCTGCCCATCTACCTTTATGCAAAAAGTGCGCAACGCCCCGACCGGGTGCGCATGCCCGATATCCGCAAGGGACAATACGAAGCACTCGAAGAGAAAATGAAAGACCCCGACTTTGCGCCCGACTATGGACCACAGGTTTTTCTTCCGAAGAGCGGCGTGACCGTCACGGGCGCCCGACAGTTTCTCGTTGCCTACAACATCAACCTGAACACCAAGGTCAAGCGCAAGGCTCACACCATTGCTCTCGATATTCGTGAAAGCGGCCGCGCCAAGCGCGACGAGAACCGGGAAATCGTGCGGGATGAGCAGGGAATTGCAATCAAGGTTCCCGGCACTCTTCCCACCACCCAGGCTGCCGGCATGATGTACGACGCCAACACGGCCCAGGTCAGCATGAACCTCCTGGACTTCACCAAGGTGAGTCTGCACACAGCCTTTGAAGAAGTGAAGCGGCAAGCGGCCAAACAGGAAGGCCTTGAAGTAACCGGAAGTGAGATTGTGGGCGTAGTTCCCAAAAGAGCGCTCCTGGAGGCCGCCCACTTTCACTGCGAGGATACTGGAAAACCTCTTCCGGAAGGCGAGTGGAAGCAGATGGAACTGGCCGTGGACTATCTCGGCCTTGGCCAGCTCTACCCTTTCCGCCTCGAAGAAAATGTCATTGAGGTCATGCTGGAAAAAGGAACGGTCTCTCCCAAGGCTCTTCCCCCTGCACCTCCCGGACCCTTGATGGGTTTGGGAGCCAATGAGTTCAATGAAGTCCTCGCTTCGAGCAGCCCCGCCCCCGGCGGAGGAAGTGTCGCTGCGCTGGCCGGGTCTCTGGCCGCTGGCCTGACTGCCATGGTGTCCCGTCTTACCCGCGGCAAGAAGTACGCCGCCGTGGAAGGCACGATGGCCGACCGTTGCAAGGAAGCGGATCTGCTTCGTGAGACACTGGAAAAGAAGGTCGACGAAGACACGGACGCCTTCCACCAGGTGATGGCAGCCTTCAAGCTTCCCAGGAAGTCGGAGGAAGAAATCGCCGCACGCGAGGAAGCGATTCAGGAAGCCACCAAGGGGGCAACCCAGGTTCCGCTATCGGTCATGGAACTCTGTCTTGAGGCCCTTCGCTTCTGCGAATACACGGCTGAGCATGGAAACGTGAACAGTGCCAGTGACTCGGGCGTGGGGGCGCTGATGGCTTATGCGGGTCTGCGCGGCGCTCACCTGAATGTAAAGATCAATCTGGCCGACATTAGCGACCGTGACTTCTGTTCGGAAATCGCCGGGAAAGCGGAAGTCCTGGAAATAGAAGCGGCCGCAGTTCACGCAAGAGCGCTGGCCGCGGCCGAAAAACACATCGGAGCCTGA
- a CDS encoding queuosine precursor transporter: MSNGLIYILQTLGTLALVLACFRLGRVWLVSYMAMATVMMNLVVVKQISLFGLAATGGNVLYASLYLATDLLSEHWGAKEARRAVRIGFVGGLFFLVTTQVMLRYTPLDFDVAHPHMAELFGFLPRIVLGSFAAFLTAQHLDVWLYHKIRSLTGDRHLWLRNNGSTWISQAVDTGVFYFIAFAGVLPIGEAILFTWILKILIAALDTPFLYWSRKLRPNTLFHDTLTAHKWKPEDHADDAYEP, from the coding sequence ATGAGTAACGGTTTGATCTACATCCTGCAGACCCTGGGCACGCTCGCTCTGGTTCTCGCCTGCTTCCGCCTGGGGCGGGTCTGGCTGGTCAGCTACATGGCCATGGCCACGGTCATGATGAACCTGGTCGTCGTAAAACAGATAAGCCTCTTCGGGCTGGCGGCCACCGGTGGCAATGTCCTCTATGCAAGTCTCTATCTGGCAACCGACCTTCTCTCTGAACACTGGGGGGCAAAGGAGGCGAGGCGAGCCGTGCGGATCGGATTCGTCGGCGGACTCTTCTTTCTGGTCACCACCCAGGTCATGCTTCGCTACACGCCGCTGGATTTCGATGTGGCACACCCGCACATGGCGGAACTCTTCGGCTTTCTGCCACGGATCGTCCTGGGAAGCTTCGCGGCCTTCCTGACCGCCCAGCATCTGGATGTCTGGCTCTACCACAAAATTCGCTCACTCACCGGCGACCGGCATCTCTGGCTCCGCAACAATGGCTCCACCTGGATCAGTCAGGCCGTTGACACGGGGGTCTTCTACTTCATTGCCTTTGCCGGGGTCCTCCCCATCGGAGAGGCCATCCTCTTTACCTGGATCCTGAAGATCCTGATTGCCGCCCTCGATACACCTTTCCTCTACTGGTCGAGAAAGTTGCGGCCGAACACACTTTTCCACGATACCCTCACGGCGCACAAATGGAAGCCCGAGGATCACGCGGATGATGCTTATGAACCCTGA
- a CDS encoding fumarylacetoacetate hydrolase family protein, with protein sequence MKLISFGPRYRERPGLMLDAGILDLSSALPGSPLSWREILDAGRLEEALAILPDKLLDPGEFRLAPPIPDPGKIICLGLNYRDHAEEQNRPIPEKPLLFPKMPSALIGQGESVELPEDEPEVDYEVELAFIISRRARRVRASEAGHYILGYTILNDVTGRKAQRTERQWLRAKGFETFAPCGPWIVTPEEIPDPHNLDLECRVNGELRQKSNTSQLIFRIDYLVEYLSRSMTLEPGDIVSTGTPGGVGVFRNPPVFLRSGDTMRLEIEGIGVLENRIA encoded by the coding sequence ATGAAACTGATCAGTTTTGGCCCCCGATACCGGGAGCGCCCCGGCCTGATGCTGGATGCCGGTATTCTGGATCTCTCTTCCGCCTTGCCGGGTTCTCCCCTGAGTTGGCGGGAGATTCTGGATGCCGGGAGGCTGGAAGAAGCGCTGGCGATCCTGCCTGACAAGCTTCTGGATCCCGGGGAGTTTCGTTTGGCGCCTCCCATTCCCGACCCCGGCAAGATCATATGCCTCGGCCTGAACTACCGGGATCACGCAGAAGAACAGAATCGACCGATTCCGGAAAAGCCACTGCTGTTTCCGAAGATGCCGAGCGCCCTGATTGGGCAAGGGGAAAGCGTGGAGCTTCCCGAGGATGAACCGGAAGTGGACTACGAGGTGGAACTGGCCTTTATCATTTCCAGACGCGCGCGCAGGGTTCGGGCTTCCGAGGCCGGACACTACATTCTGGGTTATACGATTCTCAACGATGTCACCGGCCGGAAGGCCCAGCGCACTGAACGCCAGTGGCTCCGCGCCAAGGGTTTTGAGACCTTTGCTCCCTGTGGGCCCTGGATCGTGACTCCCGAGGAGATTCCCGATCCCCACAATCTTGACCTGGAGTGCCGGGTCAATGGCGAGCTTCGTCAAAAGAGCAACACTTCGCAGTTGATCTTCCGAATCGACTATCTGGTCGAGTATCTTTCCCGCTCCATGACCCTGGAGCCCGGCGATATTGTCAGCACAGGAACTCCCGGCGGCGTGGGCGTCTTCCGAAACCCTCCGGTTTTCCTTCGCTCCGGCGATACCATGCGCCTTGAGATCGAGGGCATTGGAGTTCTGGAAAACCGGATCGCATAA
- a CDS encoding Ig-like domain-containing protein, translating into MPKKTLLALTAILLLLACGEKEGPVSPDTTAPQVAISNLVNNNILGTSFLIKVDATDNEGVERVSFYVDELKIGEDNSEEEGWSFLWHLGYWANELDAVTLSLSVVAEDASGNSKTSGSVPVILLPDACIAPTPSGPTDGYFVDNTRVACDWEPLPDALVYQIQIADSDDFSNILIDLSVPESELPAEGLAAESFYYWRVRGQNVHELWSSWSNFWSFMPRDIPLLSPDSPESVLENMALGIEWKVLSGYEDSLHEDFLFIPNFEDKEEARDQGKYGFFNDFTKTRASDLVFTLNDESVSTVFDFSFDAEALSLDEEAGTAELSRVDYTITVNWGSSTQVYVGWASADFLREDGNWSILEWSEAGSVYNFEDIRFGILWLELSNY; encoded by the coding sequence GTGCCGAAGAAGACCCTTCTGGCCCTGACGGCGATATTACTGTTGCTGGCCTGCGGAGAAAAAGAGGGGCCCGTCAGCCCGGATACGACTGCCCCGCAGGTAGCGATCTCCAATCTCGTTAACAATAACATTCTGGGTACTTCGTTTCTGATTAAGGTGGATGCCACGGACAATGAAGGGGTGGAGCGGGTCTCCTTTTATGTAGACGAACTCAAGATCGGCGAAGACAACAGTGAGGAAGAGGGCTGGTCTTTTCTCTGGCATCTTGGCTACTGGGCCAATGAGCTTGATGCGGTAACCCTGAGCCTCAGTGTTGTGGCAGAAGATGCTTCCGGGAATAGCAAAACCTCCGGGAGTGTTCCCGTGATTCTGCTTCCCGATGCCTGCATCGCTCCCACTCCGAGCGGACCGACCGACGGCTACTTTGTCGACAACACCCGGGTGGCCTGTGACTGGGAACCGCTTCCCGACGCTCTGGTTTACCAGATTCAGATTGCCGACAGCGATGACTTCTCCAATATCCTGATCGACCTCAGTGTCCCGGAGTCCGAACTGCCCGCGGAGGGCTTGGCTGCGGAGTCCTTCTACTACTGGAGGGTGCGCGGACAGAATGTCCATGAACTCTGGAGCTCCTGGAGCAATTTCTGGAGTTTCATGCCCCGGGATATTCCCCTGCTTTCTCCCGACTCCCCGGAGTCTGTGCTGGAGAACATGGCACTGGGTATTGAGTGGAAGGTTCTTAGTGGCTATGAAGACAGCCTTCACGAGGACTTCCTCTTTATTCCCAATTTTGAGGACAAGGAAGAGGCTCGTGACCAAGGCAAGTATGGTTTCTTCAACGACTTTACCAAGACCCGTGCGAGCGATCTGGTCTTTACACTGAACGACGAGTCAGTGTCCACCGTCTTTGACTTCAGCTTTGATGCCGAAGCCCTGTCCCTTGATGAAGAAGCGGGAACGGCGGAACTCAGTCGTGTTGACTACACAATCACTGTGAACTGGGGAAGCAGCACCCAGGTGTATGTCGGCTGGGCCTCCGCGGACTTCCTTCGCGAAGACGGCAACTGGAGTATTCTGGAGTGGAGCGAAGCGGGAAGCGTCTACAACTTTGAGGACATCCGTTTCGGAATTCTCTGGCTGGAGCTTTCCAACTACTAG
- a CDS encoding Xaa-Pro peptidase family protein, which produces MNKAMQGRIDALMKERNVDVLLLTGNSDEHPGFWYLCGGHKFEAAMLVWKRGGKKLLIVGDMERDGAKESGLDWIPRSKTPASKLAQSKNPKVALLSWLLRKVRAKGRVALYGATGLEDTAWLGTLKRELKKQGCVLVSESVPLLREARRVKSEEEVEKIREAGVGTREAFDSLQRAISRCHAHRRTLYTARGEALTIGDLKQEVNLALARRGLVNIYGSIVAQGEEGGVPHNSGTNSRKVKTGLPIVCDIFPKDPRSGYYFDMSRTFVPGKASAAQKKAYEDVRQAAVLGFEAWEPGISFRLLHRRVQNFLEEKGYETLHSHPGTQVGFCHGLGHGLGLEVHEDPFIRGDEPLVSGEVITIEPGVYYPERKLGIRIEDVALVTDAGLENLTNYPTRLEVPLRGKARSK; this is translated from the coding sequence ATGAACAAGGCAATGCAAGGTCGCATCGACGCACTAATGAAAGAACGGAATGTCGATGTTCTGCTTCTCACGGGCAATTCGGATGAGCATCCGGGTTTCTGGTACCTTTGCGGCGGGCACAAGTTTGAAGCCGCCATGCTGGTCTGGAAGCGGGGAGGCAAGAAGCTTCTCATTGTTGGCGACATGGAGCGAGATGGGGCAAAGGAGAGCGGACTGGACTGGATTCCCCGCTCGAAGACCCCCGCAAGCAAGCTGGCACAATCGAAAAACCCGAAAGTGGCCCTGCTTTCCTGGCTCCTTCGCAAGGTGAGGGCAAAGGGGCGGGTGGCTCTTTACGGGGCAACGGGACTGGAAGACACGGCCTGGCTGGGAACCCTGAAACGAGAGCTCAAGAAACAGGGCTGTGTTCTGGTTTCCGAGTCTGTCCCGCTTCTTCGCGAGGCTCGCAGAGTCAAGAGCGAGGAAGAGGTCGAAAAGATCCGCGAGGCCGGAGTGGGAACCCGGGAAGCCTTTGATTCGCTTCAGAGGGCGATCTCCCGCTGCCATGCCCACAGACGGACTCTCTATACCGCACGAGGCGAGGCGCTTACAATCGGTGACTTGAAACAGGAAGTCAATTTGGCGCTGGCCCGACGCGGCCTGGTCAATATCTATGGCAGCATTGTGGCCCAAGGCGAGGAAGGGGGCGTTCCCCACAACTCCGGGACCAACTCCCGGAAGGTCAAAACCGGGCTTCCGATTGTCTGCGATATCTTTCCGAAGGACCCCCGAAGCGGCTATTACTTCGACATGTCCCGCACCTTTGTCCCCGGCAAGGCGAGTGCCGCACAGAAAAAGGCCTACGAGGATGTCCGGCAGGCTGCGGTTCTGGGTTTTGAAGCCTGGGAACCGGGGATTTCCTTCCGCCTGCTTCATCGCAGGGTGCAAAACTTCCTGGAAGAAAAGGGCTATGAGACCCTTCACAGCCATCCCGGAACCCAGGTGGGCTTCTGTCACGGACTCGGGCACGGCCTGGGCCTGGAGGTTCACGAAGATCCCTTTATCCGGGGAGATGAGCCACTTGTCAGCGGCGAGGTCATCACGATTGAACCCGGGGTTTATTACCCGGAGCGGAAACTGGGAATCCGCATTGAGGATGTCGCCCTGGTGACGGATGCGGGACTTGAAAACCTGACCAATTACCCGACCCGGCTCGAGGTTCCTCTTCGCGGGAAGGCACGCAGCAAATGA
- the hflX gene encoding GTPase HflX yields the protein MSKDDFFYPGNHPSRERAILVGSVLSGQEREEEEDNLRELAMLASTAGAKVLGSMIQSRRAPDVSTFIGRGKLEELKELCEEREVNLILFDHDLSPIQARNIETFTGINVADRTELILDIFAKRARSRQAHLQVELAQLEYLRPRLRRMWEHLGRQAGGIGSRGPGETQLEVDRRRLSEKVSRLRDELEHLHRVSETKAGRRRENSFTVALVGYTNVGKSTIMRAMTGSDVFIEDALFATLDATTRRLKLDEDSEVLLTDTIGFIRKLPHHLIESFKATLSELKTADLLLHVADLSSPVLSRQIEAVDEVLGEMDVDPASALRVFNKADEAETGMERWAERHWPGSIVVSALENRGLDELRFAILERRRENYEDAVLRVPVGQEKLASMIYRDSEVLNVSYDEHGALYHVRAPRETLSRMEDAGISRRES from the coding sequence ATGAGCAAGGACGACTTTTTTTATCCCGGAAACCATCCCTCCAGGGAGAGAGCCATTCTGGTGGGCTCTGTCCTGAGTGGTCAGGAGAGGGAAGAGGAAGAAGACAATCTTCGGGAGCTGGCCATGCTGGCTTCTACCGCAGGGGCCAAGGTGCTGGGCTCCATGATCCAGAGTCGGCGAGCCCCGGATGTTTCCACCTTTATTGGCCGGGGTAAACTGGAGGAACTGAAGGAACTTTGCGAAGAGAGGGAAGTGAATCTCATTCTCTTCGACCACGACCTCAGCCCCATCCAGGCCCGGAACATCGAGACCTTCACCGGAATCAATGTCGCCGACCGCACGGAACTGATTCTCGACATCTTCGCCAAGCGGGCGAGAAGTCGTCAGGCTCACCTGCAGGTGGAACTGGCACAGTTGGAGTACCTTCGCCCCCGACTGCGACGGATGTGGGAACACCTTGGTCGGCAGGCCGGAGGAATCGGCTCCCGGGGGCCCGGAGAAACCCAGTTGGAAGTGGATCGCCGGCGCTTGTCCGAAAAAGTCTCCCGGCTTCGCGACGAACTGGAACACCTGCACCGGGTCAGCGAAACCAAGGCGGGGCGTCGGCGGGAAAATTCCTTCACGGTGGCCCTTGTGGGATACACGAATGTCGGGAAAAGCACCATCATGCGGGCGATGACCGGGAGTGATGTTTTCATTGAAGACGCACTCTTTGCAACCCTCGACGCAACAACGCGCCGACTGAAGCTTGACGAGGACAGCGAAGTTCTGCTCACGGACACGATCGGCTTTATCCGCAAACTGCCACACCACCTGATCGAGAGCTTCAAGGCTACCCTGTCCGAACTGAAGACAGCGGACCTTCTTCTTCATGTCGCCGATCTGTCCAGCCCGGTTTTGTCCCGGCAGATTGAGGCCGTCGACGAGGTGCTCGGGGAAATGGATGTCGATCCCGCCTCTGCCCTACGGGTCTTCAACAAGGCCGACGAAGCGGAAACAGGAATGGAACGCTGGGCGGAAAGACACTGGCCGGGAAGTATTGTTGTCAGTGCCCTGGAAAACCGGGGGCTCGACGAACTGCGTTTCGCGATTCTGGAACGAAGGCGGGAAAACTACGAGGATGCGGTTCTTCGTGTTCCCGTTGGACAGGAAAAACTGGCCTCGATGATTTACCGGGACAGCGAAGTTCTGAATGTGAGCTATGATGAACATGGAGCGCTCTACCATGTGCGCGCTCCCCGAGAAACCCTGTCTCGCATGGAAGATGCGGGCATCTCCAGGAGAGAGTCATGA
- a CDS encoding alpha/beta hydrolase, translating into MTFAILSCAPVEQVPSGLPPIENDRLPENTHTVLFLHGWNGLVRDFQEYYRQSSLRLPPHCEFYIVPGMDRFMGSLDENLDGVIEEIESFLAAQNIPYRNLHLVAHSMGGLAARRFVTLHPDAVRQVFMLGTPSGGVRVLHGVNLKGWCTPSGIASFNRKNPPSPRVKWHVLAGDHYRSPLAGAWWEGTPNDGIIATERVLHFRSLCGDSISCETEVKDLTHPDWNWGANLLRSPKAVHWVLDRILEDLNETGACASVDSARTSGQEKENP; encoded by the coding sequence ATGACTTTTGCAATCCTCTCCTGTGCTCCCGTAGAGCAAGTGCCTTCGGGGCTGCCGCCCATTGAGAACGATCGCCTCCCCGAAAACACCCACACGGTTCTCTTTCTCCATGGCTGGAACGGCCTTGTCCGGGACTTTCAGGAGTACTATCGGCAGTCGTCCCTTCGCCTACCCCCGCATTGCGAGTTTTATATCGTTCCGGGAATGGATCGCTTTATGGGCAGCCTGGACGAGAATCTGGATGGCGTGATCGAAGAGATCGAGAGCTTTCTTGCCGCACAAAACATTCCCTACCGGAACCTGCACCTGGTCGCCCACAGCATGGGAGGGCTGGCCGCCCGGCGCTTTGTCACCCTGCATCCGGATGCCGTGAGACAGGTCTTCATGCTGGGAACGCCCAGTGGCGGGGTGAGAGTCCTCCACGGAGTGAACCTGAAGGGCTGGTGCACGCCATCGGGAATCGCTTCCTTCAACCGCAAGAACCCCCCGAGCCCCCGCGTGAAATGGCATGTTCTGGCCGGCGACCATTACCGGTCTCCACTGGCCGGCGCATGGTGGGAGGGAACCCCCAATGACGGAATTATCGCGACCGAAAGAGTCCTTCATTTTCGCAGCCTTTGCGGGGATTCCATTTCCTGTGAAACCGAGGTGAAAGACCTGACCCACCCGGACTGGAACTGGGGTGCAAACCTTTTGCGAAGCCCGAAAGCCGTCCACTGGGTTCTGGATCGCATTCTGGAAGACCTGAATGAAACGGGGGCTTGCGCCTCTGTGGATTCTGCCCGAACTTCTGGGCAGGAAAAGGAGAACCCATGA